From Phenylobacterium montanum, the proteins below share one genomic window:
- a CDS encoding GMC oxidoreductase, producing MIAEFTAAAGSSLEFDICIVGGGAAGLTLAASLIDSGLSVVVLEAGGRKPDAKGLDAYKGEVADAKAHPFLHHFRVRAIGGASRIWGGRCIPYDDADLAERPWVPGPGWPIGWQALEPYYIAAQEAAEAGPFDYDPATALPGRPAEFAPGLDGALVRTTLERFSKPTDFWKRYGAALTAAANVLVLLHAAVTGVRLRPDAASVDHIEVAAADGGRAKVRARRYVIAMGGLETTRLLLASSDVRPAGIGNDHDHLGRYYMSHLAATSGVVTFNGDPARINYDYEKDASGAYVRRRLWLTEKAQREIRGLNVIFRTHLPDPADPAHGDPILSAMYLVKDLVLYEYSRKMREAGPGWGGRLRHLGNILAHPIRLARFAVNWVRDRNLAERKMPSVVLGSPQNRYPIEFHAEQSPNPDSRLTLTGDRDAYGMPRLRVDWRVNAADLEALKRAYAVLAAELERTGVGRLDYSPDEVAERALAEGAYGGHHLGTTRMSARPEDGVVDPDLRVHGVNNLFVASGSVLPTSSQANPTLTILALSLRLGDRLRADLAA from the coding sequence ATGATCGCCGAGTTTACGGCCGCTGCCGGCTCCTCGCTGGAGTTCGATATCTGCATCGTCGGCGGCGGCGCGGCGGGTCTGACCCTGGCCGCCTCGCTGATCGACAGCGGGCTTTCGGTGGTCGTGCTCGAGGCCGGCGGCCGCAAGCCGGACGCCAAGGGCCTGGACGCCTACAAGGGCGAGGTGGCCGACGCCAAGGCCCACCCTTTCCTGCATCATTTCCGCGTTCGCGCCATCGGCGGGGCCAGCCGAATCTGGGGCGGGCGCTGCATTCCCTATGACGACGCCGACCTCGCCGAGCGCCCCTGGGTCCCCGGCCCCGGCTGGCCGATCGGCTGGCAGGCCCTGGAACCCTACTACATCGCCGCCCAGGAGGCGGCCGAGGCCGGTCCCTTCGACTACGACCCCGCGACCGCCCTGCCGGGCCGGCCGGCCGAGTTCGCGCCCGGCCTGGACGGCGCCCTGGTCCGGACCACCCTGGAGCGGTTCAGCAAGCCGACCGACTTCTGGAAGCGCTACGGCGCGGCGCTGACCGCCGCGGCCAATGTCCTGGTGCTGCTGCACGCCGCGGTCACCGGCGTGCGCCTGAGGCCCGATGCAGCCTCGGTCGACCATATCGAGGTGGCCGCCGCCGATGGGGGGCGGGCCAAGGTTCGGGCTCGCCGCTATGTGATCGCCATGGGCGGGCTGGAGACGACGCGCCTGCTGTTGGCGTCCAGCGATGTGCGCCCGGCGGGGATCGGCAACGACCACGACCACCTGGGCCGCTACTATATGAGCCACCTGGCGGCCACTTCGGGGGTGGTGACCTTCAACGGCGATCCGGCGCGGATCAACTACGACTACGAGAAGGACGCCAGCGGGGCCTATGTGCGCCGCCGCCTGTGGCTGACGGAAAAGGCCCAGCGGGAAATCAGGGGCCTGAACGTGATTTTCCGGACCCATCTGCCGGACCCGGCGGACCCGGCGCACGGCGATCCGATCCTGTCGGCCATGTATCTGGTCAAGGACCTGGTGCTCTACGAATACAGCCGAAAGATGCGCGAGGCTGGCCCAGGCTGGGGCGGGCGACTTCGCCACCTCGGCAATATCCTCGCCCACCCGATCCGCCTGGCCCGGTTCGCCGTGAACTGGGTGCGCGACCGCAACCTGGCTGAACGCAAGATGCCCTCGGTGGTGCTCGGCTCGCCCCAGAACCGCTATCCGATCGAGTTCCACGCCGAACAGTCGCCCAATCCCGACAGCCGCCTGACCCTGACCGGGGACCGCGACGCCTACGGTATGCCGCGCCTCAGAGTCGACTGGCGGGTCAACGCCGCCGACCTGGAAGCCCTGAAGCGAGCCTATGCGGTGCTGGCGGCCGAACTCGAGCGCACTGGCGTCGGCCGGCTGGACTATTCGCCGGACGAGGTCGCCGAACGGGCCCTGGCCGAGGGCGCCTATGGCGGCCATCACCTGGGGACCACGCGCATGTCGGCGCGGCCCGAAGACGGGGTTGTCGACCCCGATCTGCGCGTGCATGGGGTGAACAACCTCTTCGTCGCCAGCGGGTCGGTGTTGCCGACCTCCAGCCAGGCGAACCCGACCCTGACCATCCTGGCCCTCAGCCTGCGCCTCGGCGACCGGCTGAGGGCGGACCTAGCCGCCTAG
- a CDS encoding glycosyltransferase family A protein, with translation MTRTRGPAVVVIAYDRTDTLARLLESLSRARYPADVEVPLVISIDHAPHADTARLAEQFDWPHGEKRIIAHTANLGLREHVLSCGDLALEYGAVAVFEDDLLAAPYFYDWVRRSAEFYADEPQVGGIGLYSYKLNEFNNLNFVPLSDGSDVHFLQVAASWGQAWTAGQWRAFRAWYDEHKSDPISQAADAVPEQLEAWKESSWKKYYIKYLAVTDRFFVYPNVALSTNTAKPGTHTKRPVNLYQVPLDMGPRNWSLKRLQDSATLYDVFYELRPEALRRLCPWLEGIEFDVDLMGLKPSSALTRPHLVSTRECNRPQKQWAMEMIPIEANIAFGVDGDFVSLGPKDAFAPMSESRRLAVIRHLNLFAYWNKYFFQLFKPIQTRLQIVRQGLKKKA, from the coding sequence GTGACGCGAACCCGTGGTCCGGCCGTGGTGGTCATCGCCTATGACCGCACCGACACCCTGGCGCGGCTGCTGGAGTCGCTGTCCCGCGCCCGCTATCCGGCGGACGTCGAGGTTCCGCTGGTGATCAGCATCGACCACGCGCCGCATGCCGACACCGCGCGCCTGGCCGAGCAGTTCGACTGGCCGCACGGGGAGAAGCGGATCATCGCGCACACGGCCAATCTGGGCCTGAGAGAGCACGTCCTGTCCTGCGGCGACCTGGCGCTGGAATACGGCGCGGTGGCGGTCTTCGAGGACGACCTTCTGGCCGCGCCCTATTTCTATGACTGGGTGCGCCGTTCCGCCGAGTTCTACGCCGACGAACCGCAGGTCGGCGGGATCGGGCTCTACAGCTACAAGCTCAACGAATTCAACAATCTGAACTTCGTGCCGTTGAGCGACGGCTCGGACGTGCACTTCCTGCAGGTGGCCGCCTCCTGGGGCCAGGCCTGGACCGCCGGCCAGTGGCGCGCCTTCCGCGCCTGGTATGACGAGCACAAGTCCGATCCGATCTCGCAGGCCGCGGACGCCGTGCCGGAACAGCTCGAGGCCTGGAAGGAAAGCAGCTGGAAGAAGTACTACATCAAGTACCTGGCGGTGACCGATCGCTTCTTCGTCTATCCGAACGTCGCCCTGTCGACCAACACCGCCAAGCCGGGCACCCACACCAAGCGGCCGGTCAACCTCTACCAGGTGCCCCTGGACATGGGGCCCCGCAACTGGAGCCTGAAGCGGCTGCAGGACAGCGCGACGCTCTACGACGTGTTCTATGAACTGCGGCCCGAAGCCCTCCGACGGCTCTGCCCCTGGCTGGAAGGGATCGAGTTCGATGTCGACCTGATGGGACTGAAGCCCAGTTCGGCCTTGACCCGCCCTCACCTCGTCTCGACCCGGGAATGCAACCGGCCGCAGAAGCAGTGGGCGATGGAGATGATCCCGATCGAGGCCAATATCGCCTTCGGCGTCGACGGCGACTTCGTCAGCCTGGGACCGAAGGACGCCTTCGCGCCGATGAGCGAGAGCCGCCGGCTGGCGGTGATCCGGCACCTCAACCTGTTCGCCTACTGGAACAAGTACTTCTTCCAGCTGTTCAAGCCGATCCAGACCCGGCTGCAGATCGTCCGCCAGGGCCTGAAGAAGAAGGCTTGA
- the bioB gene encoding biotin synthase BioB gives MQTDSALPRHDWTRSEIEALFEIPFTELVFRAAVVHRRWFDPAELQMSQLLSVKTGGCAENCGYCSQSQHFETGVPASKLMEVRAVVAAAEQAKAGGAQRFCMGAAWRDLKDRDLPKVAAMISGVKALGLETCATLGMLKPEQAAALKSAGLDYYNHNLDTSPDYYPSVVTTRTYQDRLDTLAAVRAADISVCCGGIVGMGETRADRAGLLHALATLPEHPDSLPINDLMPIKGTPLGGSEPVDGLEFVRTVAVARIVCPKAVVRLSAGREHMSRELQALCFLAGANSIFIGGKLLTTSNPDQDTDARLLADLGMRPMGSGKLAEAVA, from the coding sequence ATCCAGACCGATTCCGCCCTGCCGCGCCACGACTGGACCCGCTCCGAAATCGAGGCCCTGTTCGAAATTCCCTTCACCGAACTGGTGTTCCGCGCGGCCGTGGTTCATCGCCGGTGGTTCGATCCGGCCGAGCTGCAGATGTCCCAGCTTCTGTCGGTCAAGACGGGCGGCTGCGCCGAGAACTGCGGCTATTGCAGCCAGTCGCAGCATTTCGAGACCGGGGTCCCCGCCTCCAAGCTGATGGAGGTCCGGGCGGTGGTGGCCGCCGCCGAGCAGGCCAAGGCCGGCGGCGCCCAGCGCTTCTGCATGGGCGCGGCCTGGCGGGACCTGAAGGATCGCGACCTGCCCAAGGTCGCGGCGATGATCTCCGGGGTGAAGGCCCTGGGCCTCGAGACCTGCGCCACCCTGGGCATGTTGAAGCCCGAACAGGCCGCGGCGTTGAAGTCGGCCGGCCTCGACTACTACAATCACAACCTCGACACCTCGCCGGACTACTACCCGTCCGTGGTCACCACCCGCACCTACCAGGACCGACTGGACACCCTGGCGGCGGTGCGCGCCGCGGACATCTCGGTCTGTTGCGGCGGCATCGTCGGCATGGGCGAGACGAGGGCCGACCGCGCGGGCCTGCTGCACGCCTTGGCGACCTTGCCCGAGCATCCCGACAGCCTGCCGATCAACGACCTGATGCCGATCAAGGGCACGCCCCTCGGCGGCAGCGAGCCGGTCGACGGGCTGGAGTTCGTGCGCACCGTGGCGGTGGCCCGCATCGTCTGCCCCAAGGCGGTGGTGCGCCTGTCGGCCGGCCGCGAGCACATGAGCCGCGAACTGCAGGCCCTGTGTTTCCTGGCCGGCGCCAATTCGATCTTCATCGGCGGCAAGCTGCTCACCACCAGCAACCCCGACCAGGACACGGACGCCAGGCTGCTGGCCGATCTCGGCATGCGGCCGATGGGAAGCGGGAAACTGGCCGAGGCGGTCGCTTAG